A genomic region of Trifolium pratense cultivar HEN17-A07 linkage group LG3, ARS_RC_1.1, whole genome shotgun sequence contains the following coding sequences:
- the LOC123915113 gene encoding uncharacterized protein LOC123915113 → MKVIEQLKGHLMRAQQLMKNQADNKRKDGIFNAGDIVLVKLQPYCQHSVELRKNKKLSTRQFGPLTVIEKIGNLAYKLKFLATAKIHPVFHISQLKEFKSSNEEPYFRLPLTTSETGKFVTTIQLSTFEDKVEFKEGGIFMKEMTKENDDSAKLATSGGE, encoded by the exons ATGAAAGTGATAGAGCAGCTCAAGGGTCATCTGATGAGGGCACAACAATTGATGAAAAACCAAGCTGATAACAAACGAAAAGATGGAATTTTCAACGCAGGAGACATAGTTTTGGTCAAGCTGCAACCTTATTGTCAACATTCTGTTGAATTAAGGAAGAATAAGAAATTATCAACGAGGCAGTTTGGACCATTAACAGTCATTGAAAAGATAGGAAATCTGGCCTATAAGCTAAAGTTCCTTGCAACTGCCAAGATACATCCAGTATTTCACATATCTCAGTTGAAGGAATTTAAGAGCAGTAACGAAGAGCCTTATTTTCGTTTACCTCTCACAACATCTGAGACAG GGAAATTTGTGACAACTATCCAGCTTTCAACCTTTGAGGACAAGGTTGAGTTTAAAGAGGGGGGTATTTTTATGAAAGAAATGACTAAGGAGAATGATGACTCTGCAAAGTTGGCTACAAGTGGTGGAGAGTGA